A portion of the Trachemys scripta elegans isolate TJP31775 chromosome 11, CAS_Tse_1.0, whole genome shotgun sequence genome contains these proteins:
- the MAP3K19 gene encoding mitogen-activated protein kinase kinase kinase 19 isoform X1 gives MDNYYKCSEDLKEQASEIKLKCSEADVGIKTEQADFEKYQLSITYENSDIVNTASVFDDSHAYFNSSEVTNTKENCEIFAVQYPASSNADTVRAGNCERDLAPRTAIRTYLEEVDVSGVIPAHSWCADVDSVNAVLENHGLDSSCKNEVVESYHMLEDKSVAKIIPHFSAEKAENSVYPVVFGTTEKIAISEATETKINKPVPLVHITLSEHEPRRALEIAKCPTRKKEVIHSMPPNMSHSFSILAYKENDNKIKTNRNRSASKTKMSSKVPQDFSVSDERSTKCNTHNTNIKNQIFPSVGLSHVESEASSKLQKKRPQMKKHHVLQSAQKSKKQAFPYICKSSSSLKKHVTPLSVPRTQSASDFLNLKYSDMFKEINSNDKGPGIYEMFGTPVYSQVRGLGQHESRFYREVCSAPPGRYAANRRKSTCTIERDSSRIRSTQKRTRSKPKNTIGIKQKHKDLTPEERSSELRDSNTELEDDVIISGPDWHIKTSRSKPLFNEDEGQQFLVLKEFSQFTKQNEIIPNSNLSTIKEVPLEQSSDNRDVVNNQILATNVHNFRQVDDKHHAECVALVSSLLKTDQNNKCVVQGRVDMDDSMNLEANQTSCKSIDKYEALFALSFPDRADCVSSQRKLDQSWTHMSENCNSENASTQHPTNQTLNAASPVFQTYQNILDYADNEELTDELLCCLAAELLALDEKDTASSRIPTKNTGSKTQNVFAKEERGSVNEDGKVVASAEEQQSYSKAFLAPKRESDLLNFNESTAFPESSLGNKAPITWTRGEILGKGAYGTVYCGLTSQGQLIAVKQVALDTSDKVTTEKEYQKLQEEVDLLKTLKHINIVTYLGTCLKDNIVSIFMEFVPGGSISSIINRFGPLPEIVFCKYTKQILQGVAYLHKNCVVHRDIKGNNVMLMPNGVIKLIDFGCAKRLAWVSLSGTHSEMLKSVHGTPYWMAPEVINESGYGRKSDIWSIGCTVFEMATGKPPLASMDRLAAMFYIGAHRGLMPSLPDHFSGKAADFVHVCLTRNQHERPSALQLLQHPFMKGRQ, from the exons ATGGATAACTATTACAAATGCTCTGAAGACTTGAAAGAACAAgcaagtgaaataaaattaaaatgcagcgaAGCTGATGTAGGTATTAAAACTGAGCAGGCTGACTTTGAAAAATATCAGCTTTCAATAACCTATGAAAATTCAGATATTGTGAACACAGCCAGCGTTTTTGATGACAGTCATGCTTACTTCAACTCAAGTGAAGTGACAAACACCAAGGAGAACTGTGAAATATTTGCAGTTCAGTATCCTGCATCAAGCAATGCAGACACTGTAAGAGCTGGAAACTGCGAGAGAGATTTAGCACCAAGGACTGCCATTAGAACTTATCTAGAGGAAGTAGATGTTTCAGGGGTGATACCTGCTCATAGTTGGTGTGCAGATGTAGACAGTGTGAACGCGGTGCTTGAAAATCATGGTTTAGACTCAAGCTGCAAAAATGAAGTAGTAGAATCATATCATATGCTAGAAGATAAATCTGTAGCTAAAATCATTCCTCACTTTTCTGCTGAGAAAGCAGAAAACAGTGTTTATCCAGTAGTCTTTGGAACAACTGAAAAAATAGCAATTTCAGAAGcaactgaaacaaaaatcaataaaCCAGTACCTCTTGTCCATATTACATTATCTGAACATGAGCCACGTAGGGCACTAGAGATTGCCAAATGTCCCACCAGAAAGAAGGAGGTCATCCATAGCATGCCTCCTAATATGAGTCACAGCTTCAGCATACTTGCTTACAAAGAAaatgacaataaaataaaaactaatagAAATAGATCTGCTTCAAAGACTAAAATGAGTAGCAAAGTACCTCAAGATTTCTCTGTTTCTGATGAGCGTTCCACAAAATGTAACACCCACAATACCAACATCAAGAACCAGATTTTCCCTTCTGTTGGACTGTCTCATGTGGAATCTGAGGCTTCCTCAAAGCTTCAGAAAAAAAGACCTCAGATGAAGAAACACCATGTTCTTCAGAGTGCTCAGAAATCTAAAAAGCAAGCATTTCCGTATATCTGCAAAAGTTCAAGCAGCTTAAAGAAACATGTTACTCCACTTTCTGTTCCACGAACACAGTCTGCTTCAGATTTCTTGAATTTGAAATATAGTGACATGTTCAAGGAAATAAATTCAAATGACAAAGGCCCAGGGATTTATGAAATGTTTGGGACTCCTGTATATTCCCAAGTGCGTGGACTTGGTCAACATGAAAGCAGATTTTACAGGGAAGTTTGTTCTGCTCCACCTGGGAGATACGCAGCTAATAGACGTAAATCTACCTGTACTATTGAGAGAGACAGCAGCAGAATAAGAAGCACCCAAAAAAGAACACGTTCTAAACCCAAGAACACAATTGGCATTAAACAAAAGCACAAAGACTTAACACCAGAAGAGAGAAGTTCTGAGTTAAGAGATAGCAACACGGAACTGGAAGATGATGTAATAATTTCTGGTCCAGATTGGCACATAAAAACTTCAAGGAGCAAGCCATTGTTTAACGAAGATGAAGGTCAGCAGTTTCTCGTTTTGAAAGAGTTTTCACAATTCactaaacaaaatgaaatcatTCCAAATTCAAACTTGTCAACTATTAAAGAAGTCCCTTTGGAGCAGTCTTCAGATAATAGAGATGTAGTTAACAATCAGATACTTGCAACCAATGTCCACAATTTTCGGCAGGTTGATGATAAACATCATGCAGAATGTGTTGCTTTAGTGAGCAGTTTACTAAAGACAGATCAGAACAACAAGTGTGTAGTCCAAGGAAGAGTGGATATGGATGACTCCATGAATCTAGAAGCAAACCAGACCTCCTGCAAATCTATAGATAAATATGAAGCACTGTTTGCATTGTCTTTTCCAGACAGAGCAGACTGtgtatcttctcaaagaaaactAGATCAGAGTTGGACACACATGTCTGAAAATTGTAATTCAGAAAATGCATCAACTCAGCATCCAACAAACCAGACTTTAAATGCTGCAAGCCCAGTTTTTCAGACTTATCAAAACATTCTGGACTATGCAGATAATGAAGAACTGACTGATGAATTGCTTTGTTGCCTGGCGGCAGAGCTGCTAGCACTCGATGAAAAAGATACTGCCTCTTCCAGAATACCTACAAAGAATACAGGTTCTAAAACACAAAATGTATTTGCTAAAGAAGAAAGAGGCAGTGTGAATGAAGATGGCAAAGTAGTAGCAAGTGCAGAGGAACAG CAGAGTTACAGTAAAGCGTTCCTGGCACcaaagagggaaagtgacttgttGAACTTCAATGAATCTACAGCATTTCCAGAAAGCAGTCTAGGTAATAAGGCTCCTATCACATGGACGAGAGGTGAAATCCTTGGAAAGGGAGCCTATGGCACT GTGTACTGTGGTCTGACAAGCCAGGGACAATTAATAGCAGTGAAACAAGTTGCTTTGGATACCTCAGATAAAGTCACTACAGAAAAGGAGTATCAGAAGTTGCAAGAAGAAGTTGACCTGTTGAAAACACTAAAGCATATCAACATTGTAACCTATTTAGGAACCTGTTTAAAAGATAACATTGTAAGCATTTTCATGGAGTTTGTTCCTGGTGGCTCAATTTCCAGTATTATTAATCGTTTTGGGCCATTGCCAGAAATTGTCTTTTGTAAATATACAAAACAAATTCTACAAGGGGTTGCATATTTACATAAAAACTGTGTGGTACACAGAGATATCAAAGGCAATAATGTTATGCTTATGCCAAATGGTGTAATAAAGCTGATTGACTTTGGATGTGCAAAGCGTTTAGCATGGGTAAGCCTGAGTGGCACACACAGTGAAATGCTCAAGTCTGTGCATGGGACTCCGTATTGGATGGCACCAGAAGTAATAAATGAATCTGGATATGGAAGAAAATCCGACATCTGGAGCATTGGATGCACTGTATTTGAGATGGCAACGGGTAAACCACCTCTGGCTTCCATGGATAGGCTAGCAGCTATGTTTTACATTGGAGCCCATAGAGGACTGATGCCTTCTTTACCTGACCATTTCTCAGGAAAAGCAGCGGACTTTGTCCATGTGTGCTTAACCAG AAATCAACATGAGCGTCCGTCTGCTCTACAACTGCTGCAGCATCCCTTCATGAAGGGAAGACAATGA
- the MAP3K19 gene encoding mitogen-activated protein kinase kinase kinase 19 isoform X2 gives MDNYYKCSEDLKEQASEIKLKCSEADVGIKTEQADFEKYQLSITYENSDIVNTASVFDDSHAYFNSSEVTNTKENCEIFAVQYPASSNADTVRAGNCERDLAPRTAIRTYLEEVDVSGVIPAHSWCADVDSVNAVLENHGLDSSCKNEVVESYHMLEDKSVAKIIPHFSAEKAENSVYPVVFGTTEKIAISEATETKINKPVPLVHITLSEHEPRRALEIAKCPTRKKEVIHSMPPNMSHSFSILAYKENDNKIKTNRNRSASKTKMSSKVPQDFSVSDERSTKCNTHNTNIKNQIFPSVGLSHVESEASSKLQKKRPQMKKHHVLQSAQKSKKQAFPYICKSSSSLKKHVTPLSVPRTQSASDFLNLKYSDMFKEINSNDKGPGIYEMFGTPVYSQVRGLGQHESRFYREVCSAPPGRYAANRRKSTCTIERDSSRIRSTQKRTRSKPKNTIGIKQKHKDLTPEERSSELRDSNTELEDDVIISGPDWHIKTSRSKPLFNEDEGQQFLVLKEFSQFTKQNEIIPNSNLSTIKEVPLEQSSDNRDVVNNQILATNVHNFRQVDDKHHAECVALVSSLLKTDQNNKCVVQGRVDMDDSMNLEANQTSCKSIDKYEALFALSFPDRADCVSSQRKLDQSWTHMSENCNSENASTQHPTNQTLNAASPVFQTYQNILDYADNEELTDELLCCLAAELLALDEKDTASSRIPTKNTGSKTQNVFAKEERGSVNEDGKVVASAEEQSYSKAFLAPKRESDLLNFNESTAFPESSLGNKAPITWTRGEILGKGAYGTVYCGLTSQGQLIAVKQVALDTSDKVTTEKEYQKLQEEVDLLKTLKHINIVTYLGTCLKDNIVSIFMEFVPGGSISSIINRFGPLPEIVFCKYTKQILQGVAYLHKNCVVHRDIKGNNVMLMPNGVIKLIDFGCAKRLAWVSLSGTHSEMLKSVHGTPYWMAPEVINESGYGRKSDIWSIGCTVFEMATGKPPLASMDRLAAMFYIGAHRGLMPSLPDHFSGKAADFVHVCLTRNQHERPSALQLLQHPFMKGRQ, from the exons ATGGATAACTATTACAAATGCTCTGAAGACTTGAAAGAACAAgcaagtgaaataaaattaaaatgcagcgaAGCTGATGTAGGTATTAAAACTGAGCAGGCTGACTTTGAAAAATATCAGCTTTCAATAACCTATGAAAATTCAGATATTGTGAACACAGCCAGCGTTTTTGATGACAGTCATGCTTACTTCAACTCAAGTGAAGTGACAAACACCAAGGAGAACTGTGAAATATTTGCAGTTCAGTATCCTGCATCAAGCAATGCAGACACTGTAAGAGCTGGAAACTGCGAGAGAGATTTAGCACCAAGGACTGCCATTAGAACTTATCTAGAGGAAGTAGATGTTTCAGGGGTGATACCTGCTCATAGTTGGTGTGCAGATGTAGACAGTGTGAACGCGGTGCTTGAAAATCATGGTTTAGACTCAAGCTGCAAAAATGAAGTAGTAGAATCATATCATATGCTAGAAGATAAATCTGTAGCTAAAATCATTCCTCACTTTTCTGCTGAGAAAGCAGAAAACAGTGTTTATCCAGTAGTCTTTGGAACAACTGAAAAAATAGCAATTTCAGAAGcaactgaaacaaaaatcaataaaCCAGTACCTCTTGTCCATATTACATTATCTGAACATGAGCCACGTAGGGCACTAGAGATTGCCAAATGTCCCACCAGAAAGAAGGAGGTCATCCATAGCATGCCTCCTAATATGAGTCACAGCTTCAGCATACTTGCTTACAAAGAAaatgacaataaaataaaaactaatagAAATAGATCTGCTTCAAAGACTAAAATGAGTAGCAAAGTACCTCAAGATTTCTCTGTTTCTGATGAGCGTTCCACAAAATGTAACACCCACAATACCAACATCAAGAACCAGATTTTCCCTTCTGTTGGACTGTCTCATGTGGAATCTGAGGCTTCCTCAAAGCTTCAGAAAAAAAGACCTCAGATGAAGAAACACCATGTTCTTCAGAGTGCTCAGAAATCTAAAAAGCAAGCATTTCCGTATATCTGCAAAAGTTCAAGCAGCTTAAAGAAACATGTTACTCCACTTTCTGTTCCACGAACACAGTCTGCTTCAGATTTCTTGAATTTGAAATATAGTGACATGTTCAAGGAAATAAATTCAAATGACAAAGGCCCAGGGATTTATGAAATGTTTGGGACTCCTGTATATTCCCAAGTGCGTGGACTTGGTCAACATGAAAGCAGATTTTACAGGGAAGTTTGTTCTGCTCCACCTGGGAGATACGCAGCTAATAGACGTAAATCTACCTGTACTATTGAGAGAGACAGCAGCAGAATAAGAAGCACCCAAAAAAGAACACGTTCTAAACCCAAGAACACAATTGGCATTAAACAAAAGCACAAAGACTTAACACCAGAAGAGAGAAGTTCTGAGTTAAGAGATAGCAACACGGAACTGGAAGATGATGTAATAATTTCTGGTCCAGATTGGCACATAAAAACTTCAAGGAGCAAGCCATTGTTTAACGAAGATGAAGGTCAGCAGTTTCTCGTTTTGAAAGAGTTTTCACAATTCactaaacaaaatgaaatcatTCCAAATTCAAACTTGTCAACTATTAAAGAAGTCCCTTTGGAGCAGTCTTCAGATAATAGAGATGTAGTTAACAATCAGATACTTGCAACCAATGTCCACAATTTTCGGCAGGTTGATGATAAACATCATGCAGAATGTGTTGCTTTAGTGAGCAGTTTACTAAAGACAGATCAGAACAACAAGTGTGTAGTCCAAGGAAGAGTGGATATGGATGACTCCATGAATCTAGAAGCAAACCAGACCTCCTGCAAATCTATAGATAAATATGAAGCACTGTTTGCATTGTCTTTTCCAGACAGAGCAGACTGtgtatcttctcaaagaaaactAGATCAGAGTTGGACACACATGTCTGAAAATTGTAATTCAGAAAATGCATCAACTCAGCATCCAACAAACCAGACTTTAAATGCTGCAAGCCCAGTTTTTCAGACTTATCAAAACATTCTGGACTATGCAGATAATGAAGAACTGACTGATGAATTGCTTTGTTGCCTGGCGGCAGAGCTGCTAGCACTCGATGAAAAAGATACTGCCTCTTCCAGAATACCTACAAAGAATACAGGTTCTAAAACACAAAATGTATTTGCTAAAGAAGAAAGAGGCAGTGTGAATGAAGATGGCAAAGTAGTAGCAAGTGCAGAGGAACAG AGTTACAGTAAAGCGTTCCTGGCACcaaagagggaaagtgacttgttGAACTTCAATGAATCTACAGCATTTCCAGAAAGCAGTCTAGGTAATAAGGCTCCTATCACATGGACGAGAGGTGAAATCCTTGGAAAGGGAGCCTATGGCACT GTGTACTGTGGTCTGACAAGCCAGGGACAATTAATAGCAGTGAAACAAGTTGCTTTGGATACCTCAGATAAAGTCACTACAGAAAAGGAGTATCAGAAGTTGCAAGAAGAAGTTGACCTGTTGAAAACACTAAAGCATATCAACATTGTAACCTATTTAGGAACCTGTTTAAAAGATAACATTGTAAGCATTTTCATGGAGTTTGTTCCTGGTGGCTCAATTTCCAGTATTATTAATCGTTTTGGGCCATTGCCAGAAATTGTCTTTTGTAAATATACAAAACAAATTCTACAAGGGGTTGCATATTTACATAAAAACTGTGTGGTACACAGAGATATCAAAGGCAATAATGTTATGCTTATGCCAAATGGTGTAATAAAGCTGATTGACTTTGGATGTGCAAAGCGTTTAGCATGGGTAAGCCTGAGTGGCACACACAGTGAAATGCTCAAGTCTGTGCATGGGACTCCGTATTGGATGGCACCAGAAGTAATAAATGAATCTGGATATGGAAGAAAATCCGACATCTGGAGCATTGGATGCACTGTATTTGAGATGGCAACGGGTAAACCACCTCTGGCTTCCATGGATAGGCTAGCAGCTATGTTTTACATTGGAGCCCATAGAGGACTGATGCCTTCTTTACCTGACCATTTCTCAGGAAAAGCAGCGGACTTTGTCCATGTGTGCTTAACCAG AAATCAACATGAGCGTCCGTCTGCTCTACAACTGCTGCAGCATCCCTTCATGAAGGGAAGACAATGA